The region GCTTTCGCGACGAAGACTTAAGACCGAACAGACAGCCGGAATTTACCCAGCTCGACCTCGAGGCGTCTTTCATCGAGGAGGAGTTTCTCTATTCACTGTTCGAGGAAATGACGGTGCGCATGTTCAGGGTGGGCGGGGTCGAGCTTCCCCGCCCATACCCCAGGATGACGTGGCTCGATGCCATGAATTTAACGGGATCCGACCGGCCCGATTTGCGTTTCGGCATGACGTTCAAGGACGCGACGGATGTCTTCACGAATACGGGATACGGCATCTTCAAACAGATCCTCGGTCGGGGGGGCTGCATCAAGGGGATCAACGTCAAGGGTCAATCGGAACGGCTCAGCAAGAATATTCTCCAGAATGAGTACGCAAAAGAGATTGTTCCCGGCTTCGGCGCGAAGGGCATGACATGGATGCGGGTCGTGGACGGCGGCCTCGAATCGAACATCGTGCAGTTTTTCAGCGATGCCGAACAGCGCGGAATCCTGGAACGGTTCGCGGCAGAAAAGGGCGATGTCATACTCATGATCGCCGATCCTTCGTGGTCTCTTGTCTGTTCGGCGCTGGGGCAGCTGCGGCTGCACCTCGCTGAACGGCTGGGGCTTATCCCCCGGGACGTGTATTATCCCCTGTGGGTCACGGATTTCCCACTCTTTGAGGCCACGGAAAACGGGGTGACGTCGAGCCATCACCCGTTTACCATGCCCGACCGCACGGATTTCGATCCCGAAAAGGTCGATGAGCTTTTGGCGCTGAAATCCCGCGCGTACGACCTCGTGATGAACGGGGAGGAGCTTGGCGGGGGGAGCATCCGTATCAACGACAGGGCCCTGCAGAACCGGATATTCAAGGCCCTGGGTCTCTCCGACGCTGAGGTGGAGGAAAAATTCGGGTTCTTTCTCAAGGCGCTTGAATACGGGGCGCCCCCCCA is a window of Syntrophorhabdus sp. DNA encoding:
- the aspS gene encoding aspartate--tRNA ligase, which translates into the protein MTFSERLYCGLLGLPDVGEEVLLAGWVDALRDHGEVLFIHLRDRSGIVQVVFSPGPSGAEVCTAAAGLKAEYCIRVKGRVVKRIEGTENPGIATGEIEVAATELTVLSKAGTLPFPISEKSMVAGVSAKRDESVSEDLRLQYRYLDLRRPTMQDHLVKRHRVAKIVRDYLDEQGFVEVETPMLTKSTPEGARDYLVPSRHYPKSFYALPQSPQLFKQLLMVSGMERYFQIVRCFRDEDLRPNRQPEFTQLDLEASFIEEEFLYSLFEEMTVRMFRVGGVELPRPYPRMTWLDAMNLTGSDRPDLRFGMTFKDATDVFTNTGYGIFKQILGRGGCIKGINVKGQSERLSKNILQNEYAKEIVPGFGAKGMTWMRVVDGGLESNIVQFFSDAEQRGILERFAAEKGDVILMIADPSWSLVCSALGQLRLHLAERLGLIPRDVYYPLWVTDFPLFEATENGVTSSHHPFTMPDRTDFDPEKVDELLALKSRAYDLVMNGEELGGGSIRINDRALQNRIFKALGLSDAEVEEKFGFFLKALEYGAPPHGGIALGMDRVVAMILGTPSIREVIAFPKNRSAYCPLTDAPSTVASAQLAELGLLDLGGA